The Flavobacterium psychrophilum genome includes a region encoding these proteins:
- a CDS encoding Tellurium resistance protein TerD: protein MAINLTKGQKIDLKKSTGETLNNFCVGVNWGAIETKGGLFGLSKKVQSIDLDLSCVLIDDQNKIADHLYSPLYKEEVLRQFGLSKGKLQTTDGAMKHTGDDLQGDSGGDDGLDNEIITVDLSRINPKVTQIFFFLNNAGKEDFAQIPYSKIRMYEGTPTKVISEFASYNVSAEGQYANKRSIIMGKLYKRGDEWKFSAIGDPTEDTFLGQTIQRIVKNYL from the coding sequence ATGGCAATTAATCTAACCAAAGGTCAGAAAATTGATCTTAAGAAAAGTACAGGTGAAACGCTTAACAATTTTTGTGTGGGGGTTAACTGGGGTGCTATAGAAACTAAAGGTGGTTTGTTCGGACTATCTAAAAAAGTACAAAGCATAGATTTGGATCTTAGTTGTGTACTTATAGACGATCAAAACAAAATAGCAGACCATTTGTACTCTCCGTTATACAAAGAAGAAGTGCTTAGGCAGTTTGGACTTTCAAAAGGAAAGCTTCAGACTACAGATGGTGCGATGAAACACACAGGTGATGACCTACAGGGAGATTCCGGTGGTGATGATGGTCTTGATAACGAGATTATAACTGTAGATCTTTCAAGAATTAATCCTAAAGTAACTCAGATTTTCTTTTTCCTGAACAACGCAGGGAAAGAAGATTTCGCACAGATTCCGTATTCAAAGATCAGGATGTATGAAGGTACACCTACCAAAGTGATTTCTGAATTCGCATCTTACAATGTATCTGCCGAAGGACAGTATGCTAACAAGCGTTCTATAATTATGGGCAAGCTTTACAAAAGGGGAGATGAGTGGAAATTCAGCGCTATAGGTGATCCGACTGAAGACACTTTCTTAGGGCAGACAATACAAAGGATAGTAAAGAACTACCTTTAA
- a CDS encoding amino acid transporter, which translates to MQKIVQQGGDGEHSGLNKVLTVRDLTFFGIAAIIGGGTFSAIGNACFSGGPGVILLYIMCAIACGFTAMCYAEFASRVPVSGSAYTYAYVSFGELFAWIIGWALIMEYSIGNIYIAFSWSGYFTNLLEAIHIHLPEWLTINYHAAHEAFTVNKAGEGLFAWQTAPMIGSLRIIFDLPALLINILITYLVYRGTKESKNFSNAMVIVKLLIIVLIIFVGIFYVDIENWTPFMPHGFGGVMAGVSAVFFAYIGFDAVSTLAEESKNPQRDLPRGMIYSLVICTVLYIILALVLTGMVSYELLGVSDPLAEIFKLKGVKWMLFIVSVAAVVAMTSVMLVFQLGQPRIWMTMSRDGLMPEKFSKIHPKYKTPGFATIITGIVVGLPIFFTDENFVLDFTSIGTLFAFVLVCGGVLVLSPQSEAEIAERQTKGKFRIPYINSKFIFPALLAVSVAIIHYAFPGFFTDSFDFTGNSDALTANVTMVVFFVFCIIMAVLSILKNLSLIPLLGLVSCCYLLTGMELSNWKWFGLWLLVGLVIYFIYGRNKSKLNVNTAHVPK; encoded by the coding sequence ATTCAAAAAATTGTTCAACAGGGTGGCGACGGAGAACATTCCGGACTTAATAAAGTACTTACGGTACGCGACTTAACCTTTTTCGGGATAGCAGCTATAATTGGCGGAGGTACTTTCAGTGCTATCGGGAATGCCTGTTTTTCAGGCGGACCTGGTGTTATATTGCTTTATATTATGTGTGCGATTGCTTGTGGTTTTACTGCTATGTGTTACGCAGAGTTTGCTTCAAGAGTTCCGGTTTCGGGTAGTGCATATACTTATGCCTATGTTTCTTTCGGTGAATTATTTGCATGGATCATTGGCTGGGCACTTATTATGGAGTATTCTATAGGTAATATCTATATCGCATTTTCATGGAGTGGTTATTTTACAAATTTGCTTGAAGCGATCCATATCCATCTTCCGGAATGGCTTACTATAAATTACCATGCGGCACACGAAGCCTTTACGGTAAATAAAGCAGGTGAGGGGCTTTTTGCATGGCAAACCGCACCGATGATAGGTAGTTTAAGAATTATATTTGATCTTCCGGCATTGCTTATCAATATCCTTATTACTTACCTTGTATACCGCGGAACTAAAGAGTCTAAGAACTTTAGTAATGCTATGGTTATTGTTAAGCTGCTAATCATAGTGCTTATTATTTTTGTAGGTATATTTTATGTTGATATAGAAAACTGGACACCTTTTATGCCGCACGGTTTTGGTGGTGTAATGGCCGGTGTATCGGCAGTTTTCTTTGCGTATATAGGTTTTGATGCAGTGTCGACACTGGCGGAAGAATCTAAAAACCCCCAGCGTGATCTACCACGGGGTATGATTTATTCATTGGTAATTTGTACAGTATTGTATATTATCCTTGCACTTGTGCTTACAGGAATGGTTTCTTACGAGTTATTAGGTGTTAGTGATCCGCTTGCCGAGATATTTAAACTAAAAGGCGTTAAATGGATGCTATTTATAGTATCTGTAGCAGCTGTGGTAGCTATGACCAGTGTTATGCTTGTGTTTCAGCTTGGTCAGCCACGTATCTGGATGACAATGAGCCGTGACGGCCTTATGCCCGAGAAGTTTTCCAAGATACATCCTAAATATAAGACACCGGGATTTGCTACTATAATTACAGGTATTGTTGTTGGTTTACCTATATTTTTTACTGATGAAAACTTTGTACTCGACTTTACAAGTATAGGTACTTTATTCGCGTTTGTATTGGTTTGTGGTGGAGTTTTGGTATTATCACCGCAGAGCGAGGCAGAGATTGCAGAAAGACAAACAAAAGGAAAATTCAGGATACCTTATATTAATTCTAAATTTATCTTCCCTGCGTTGCTTGCTGTTTCAGTAGCTATTATTCATTATGCTTTCCCCGGTTTCTTTACAGATAGTTTTGATTTTACAGGTAATAGTGATGCGCTTACAGCAAATGTAACAATGGTTGTTTTCTTTGTATTTTGTATCATCATGGCGGTGTTGTCCATCCTTAAAAATCTGTCTCTCATACCACTGTTAGGACTTGTTTCTTGTTGTTACCTGCTAACGGGTATGGAGCTTTCTAACTGGAAATGGTTCGGGCTATGGTTACTTGTAGGCCTGGTCATTTACTTTATATATGGACGCAATAAGAGTAAGCTAAATGTAAATACAGCTCACGTTCCAAAATAA
- a CDS encoding 3-ketoacyl-ACP reductase, with protein MKLLEGKTAIITGASRGIGRGIAVVFAQHGANVAFTYSASAEAAQTLEEELKTYGIQAKGYQSNAADFNEAQKLVDDVVATFGTVDILINNAGITKDNLLMRISEQDFDKVIEVNLKSVFNMTKAVQRTMLKQRSGSIINMSSVVGVKGNAGQSNYAASKAGVLGFTKSIALELGSRNIRCNAIAPGFIETEMTAKLPEDVVKGWADNIPLKRGGTTEDVANACLFLASDMSAYVTGQTLNVDGGMLT; from the coding sequence ATGAAATTATTAGAAGGAAAAACGGCTATTATTACCGGCGCAAGCAGGGGGATAGGTCGTGGTATTGCCGTAGTTTTTGCGCAACATGGCGCTAATGTTGCTTTTACGTACAGTGCTTCTGCTGAAGCTGCGCAAACTCTTGAAGAAGAACTTAAAACGTACGGTATACAGGCAAAAGGATACCAGTCTAATGCTGCTGATTTTAACGAGGCTCAGAAGCTGGTAGACGATGTAGTTGCAACTTTCGGTACAGTTGATATCCTTATCAATAATGCAGGTATTACAAAAGATAACCTGCTTATGCGTATCTCTGAACAGGATTTCGATAAGGTTATTGAAGTGAACCTTAAATCGGTTTTCAACATGACTAAAGCGGTACAAAGAACAATGCTTAAGCAGCGTTCAGGATCTATTATCAATATGAGTTCTGTTGTAGGTGTTAAAGGTAACGCAGGACAGTCTAACTATGCTGCATCAAAGGCGGGAGTACTTGGATTTACTAAATCTATCGCGTTAGAGCTTGGTTCGAGAAATATTCGTTGCAACGCTATTGCTCCGGGCTTCATTGAAACAGAGATGACTGCAAAGCTTCCCGAAGACGTAGTAAAAGGATGGGCTGACAACATTCCTCTAAAAAGGGGCGGTACTACAGAAGACGTTGCTAACGCATGTCTTTTCTTAGCGTCAGATATGTCTGCTTATGTTACAGGACAAACGCTTAATGTAGATGGAGGTATGCTTACCTAA
- a CDS encoding phosphoesterase: MKKRTVDVVVLSDVHLGTYGCHAKELLAYLSTIKPKTLILNGDIIDIWQFRKSYFPKTHLKVVKKLLDFASKGTKVYYITGNHDEMLRKFSDTSMGNFSIVDKVVLELDGKKAWFFHGDVFDSSVQHAKWIAKLGGLGYDYLILLNRFVNWILNKMGKEPYSLSKKIKSSVKKAVKFISDFEETASDLAIENNYDYVVCGHIHEPVITIKENKKGSVMYLNSGDWIENLTALEYNKRRWKLYRHADVEIIEQEEDYFEFETKFGDQLIASMIFGNR, encoded by the coding sequence ATGAAAAAAAGGACTGTTGATGTGGTTGTACTATCTGATGTACACTTAGGCACTTACGGATGCCATGCTAAAGAACTTTTAGCCTACCTTTCTACCATCAAACCAAAAACACTTATCCTTAACGGAGACATTATAGATATCTGGCAATTTAGGAAATCCTATTTCCCAAAGACTCATTTAAAAGTTGTAAAAAAATTATTGGACTTTGCATCAAAAGGCACTAAGGTTTATTACATAACTGGTAACCATGATGAGATGCTTCGGAAATTCAGTGATACAAGCATGGGGAATTTTTCAATTGTAGACAAAGTAGTACTTGAACTCGACGGCAAAAAAGCATGGTTCTTTCATGGTGATGTGTTCGACAGTTCGGTACAGCATGCTAAGTGGATAGCAAAGCTGGGAGGCCTGGGGTATGATTATCTTATTTTATTAAACAGATTTGTCAACTGGATACTAAATAAAATGGGCAAAGAGCCGTACTCGTTATCAAAGAAGATAAAATCAAGTGTAAAAAAGGCGGTTAAATTTATTTCTGATTTTGAAGAGACTGCGTCTGACCTGGCAATAGAAAACAACTATGACTATGTAGTATGCGGACATATTCATGAACCGGTTATAACGATTAAAGAAAACAAGAAAGGAAGCGTAATGTATCTCAATTCGGGCGATTGGATAGAAAACCTTACTGCATTAGAGTACAATAAAAGACGATGGAAATTATACCGACATGCCGATGTTGAAATTATTGAGCAGGAGGAAGATTATTTTGAATTTGAAACCAAATTTGGTGATCAGCTTATCGCCTCTATGATATTTGGAAATAGATAA
- a CDS encoding chemical-damaging agent resistance protein C, which translates to MAINLEKGQRQNISAPKFTVGLGWDTNSSSTGEAFDLDASIFILGDNGKLISDSHFIFYNNLKSPDEAVIHTGDNLTGEGDGDDEKIVIDLSKISSDVSQIAFVVTIHSADTRRQNFGQIRNSFIRIVDTNNTELVKYELDEDFSIETAVEFGRIYKRNDEWKFEAVGAGMKGGLQDFLNKYN; encoded by the coding sequence ATGGCAATTAATTTAGAAAAAGGACAAAGACAAAACATATCAGCACCAAAGTTTACTGTTGGTCTTGGTTGGGATACTAACTCGAGTAGTACAGGTGAGGCTTTTGATCTTGACGCGTCAATTTTTATTCTTGGCGATAATGGCAAGCTGATAAGCGATAGCCATTTTATATTCTATAACAACCTGAAATCTCCGGATGAAGCTGTAATTCATACAGGCGACAACCTTACGGGTGAGGGTGATGGAGATGATGAGAAGATTGTAATAGACCTATCTAAAATAAGCTCTGATGTATCTCAGATTGCATTCGTTGTAACTATTCATAGTGCGGACACAAGAAGGCAAAATTTCGGACAAATAAGAAATTCATTTATCCGTATTGTAGACACCAATAATACAGAGCTTGTAAAATATGAGTTGGATGAAGATTTCTCTATCGAGACTGCTGTAGAATTCGGAAGAATTTACAAAAGAAACGATGAATGGAAATTTGAAGCAGTAGGGGCAGGTATGAAAGGTGGGCTTCAGGATTTCTTAAACAAATACAACTAA
- a CDS encoding glyoxalase, translated as MEQRDTQILALRGETLGEIHPQSSKEEIFQNRTLRPILKLQNDLFLESFINYVNKSKSDFYAFNTDRKLQFIDNAIHKDIKFRNALKGMVIAFFTVEEFREYIQDSSSLNKRMMNLLIERLKDQVQLIVA; from the coding sequence ATGGAACAACGCGATACGCAGATACTTGCTCTTCGTGGTGAAACTCTAGGAGAAATACATCCTCAATCATCAAAAGAAGAAATTTTCCAGAACAGAACTTTAAGACCTATATTAAAACTTCAGAACGATCTGTTTTTAGAGTCCTTTATAAACTATGTAAACAAATCTAAAAGCGATTTTTACGCTTTTAATACTGACAGGAAGTTGCAATTTATTGACAACGCCATTCATAAGGATATAAAATTCAGAAATGCTTTGAAAGGTATGGTTATCGCTTTTTTTACTGTGGAAGAGTTCAGGGAATATATACAGGATTCATCTAGCCTAAATAAGAGAATGATGAACCTACTTATAGAGCGACTGAAAGATCAGGTGCAATTAATTGTTGCCTAA
- a CDS encoding tellurite resistance protein has protein sequence MENNEIVLTGNGSPIDKEGNVNLANVTATDLDTTYRPIANQLNEGDVNSILNYGAEIQNTIAKQSDTFLSNVRAQQGGEVGTLINELLAELNYIDVDELNKTGFQKFISRVPLLNKLVIDVKKIFQKYDKITANVDRISNKVKAGMINSVKDNTSLQTMFDGNVNLIKEIEKYIVAGQIRFKELSEELAVMEGNPANYQDYEIADKRTFINRLDKRLADMKVVRFILLQSLAQIRVVQNNNTSLAEKAQSILTTTMPVWKNQLTLAVALQRQKQNIEVQRKVSETTNTILRKNAEMLKQNSIEVARENENTIVSLDTLKMTTQSLIETLTEVKQIHEQGTQTRRELDAGLQNLEAELKKGVIS, from the coding sequence ATGGAAAATAACGAAATTGTATTGACGGGTAATGGCAGCCCAATTGATAAAGAAGGAAATGTAAATCTGGCAAATGTAACTGCAACAGATCTTGATACTACCTACAGGCCTATAGCGAATCAGCTTAATGAGGGCGATGTAAACTCTATACTTAATTATGGTGCTGAAATACAAAACACCATTGCTAAACAGAGTGACACATTCCTTTCTAACGTTCGTGCACAGCAGGGCGGAGAAGTAGGAACACTTATCAATGAGCTTTTGGCAGAGCTTAACTACATAGATGTAGATGAGCTTAACAAGACAGGATTTCAGAAGTTTATATCAAGAGTGCCATTGCTAAACAAGCTGGTGATTGATGTTAAAAAGATATTCCAGAAATACGATAAGATAACTGCAAATGTTGACAGGATAAGCAACAAGGTAAAAGCAGGTATGATCAATTCTGTAAAGGATAATACGTCGCTGCAAACTATGTTTGATGGAAACGTTAATCTTATCAAAGAAATTGAAAAGTATATTGTTGCCGGTCAGATACGTTTTAAAGAACTTAGCGAAGAACTTGCAGTAATGGAGGGTAATCCTGCTAATTATCAGGATTATGAAATAGCAGACAAAAGGACCTTTATTAATAGGCTTGACAAAAGGCTTGCCGATATGAAGGTAGTTCGTTTTATATTGTTACAGTCATTAGCTCAAATAAGGGTTGTTCAGAATAACAACACTTCATTAGCTGAAAAAGCACAGTCTATCCTTACCACTACAATGCCGGTATGGAAAAACCAACTTACGCTTGCTGTTGCTTTACAAAGACAGAAACAAAATATTGAGGTTCAACGAAAAGTGTCTGAAACTACCAATACTATACTTAGAAAGAATGCGGAAATGCTGAAACAAAATAGTATTGAAGTAGCAAGAGAAAACGAAAATACTATCGTATCGCTTGACACTTTAAAAATGACAACGCAATCGCTCATAGAAACGCTTACCGAGGTGAAACAGATACACGAGCAGGGAACCCAGACAAGGAGGGAGCTTGATGCAGGACTTCAGAACCTTGAGGCAGAACTTAAAAAAGGCGTTATCAGCTAG
- a CDS encoding lipoprotein ABC transporter ATP-binding protein has product MIQAKNIHKYYDKLHVLKGVDLHIQKGEIVSIVGASGAGKTTLLQILGTLDRPKKEKAATNLVINGEDVLNMKDKALSKFRNTQLGFIFQFHQLLPEFTALENVCIPAFIAGKSKSSTETEAKRLLDYLGLSHRINHKPGELSGGEQQRVAVARALINKPAVIFADEPSGNLDTASAENLHQLFFKLRDEMGQTFVIVTHNEELANMADRKLVMSDGQIVNTVNSVIG; this is encoded by the coding sequence ATGATCCAGGCTAAAAACATTCATAAATATTACGATAAGCTTCACGTTTTAAAAGGTGTAGATCTTCATATTCAAAAGGGCGAAATTGTTTCTATAGTAGGTGCATCAGGAGCCGGTAAAACTACCCTGCTGCAAATATTAGGAACACTAGACAGGCCCAAAAAAGAAAAGGCAGCAACTAATCTTGTTATAAATGGCGAAGATGTCTTAAATATGAAAGATAAAGCTTTGTCTAAATTCCGTAATACACAATTGGGCTTTATATTCCAGTTTCACCAGCTATTACCTGAGTTCACAGCACTTGAAAATGTATGTATTCCTGCCTTTATCGCAGGTAAATCTAAATCTTCCACGGAAACAGAAGCAAAACGCTTATTAGATTACCTGGGACTTTCGCACAGGATAAACCATAAACCCGGGGAATTATCCGGTGGCGAGCAGCAACGTGTGGCTGTTGCGAGAGCTTTGATAAATAAACCTGCCGTTATTTTCGCCGATGAACCTTCTGGAAATCTGGATACCGCTTCTGCCGAGAACCTTCATCAGTTATTTTTTAAGCTTCGTGACGAAATGGGTCAAACTTTTGTTATTGTTACCCACAATGAAGAACTCGCCAATATGGCCGACAGAAAACTGGTAATGAGCGATGGGCAAATTGTAAATACTGTTAATTCGGTTATTGGGTAA
- a CDS encoding chemical-damaging agent resistance protein C, which yields MAINLQKGQRETLSAPKFTIGLGWDTNSSSTGAQFDLDASVFIMGDNKKLLADEFFVFYNNLKSPDEAVEHTGDNLTGDGDGDDEAILVDLSKVDTRVSELCIVVTIHDADTRKQNFGQVRNSFVRIVDASGTELLKYELEEDFSIETAVEFGRIYKRNNEWKFEAVGAGMRGGLQDYLNKYN from the coding sequence ATGGCTATCAATTTACAGAAAGGACAACGTGAAACACTAAGTGCACCTAAATTTACAATAGGTCTTGGATGGGATACCAATTCATCATCTACAGGAGCACAGTTTGACCTTGATGCTTCGGTATTTATTATGGGCGATAATAAAAAACTTCTTGCAGACGAATTTTTTGTATTTTACAACAATCTAAAATCGCCGGACGAAGCAGTAGAACATACAGGTGATAACCTAACAGGTGACGGTGATGGCGATGATGAAGCTATCCTTGTAGACCTGTCTAAAGTAGATACAAGAGTTTCTGAACTTTGTATAGTGGTTACAATTCACGATGCCGACACGAGAAAACAAAACTTTGGGCAGGTAAGAAATTCTTTTGTACGCATTGTAGATGCTTCCGGAACAGAGTTGCTTAAATACGAACTTGAAGAAGATTTTTCTATTGAAACTGCTGTTGAATTCGGCAGGATCTATAAAAGAAATAATGAATGGAAATTTGAAGCAGTAGGTGCAGGAATGCGCGGAGGCCTTCAGGATTATTTAAACAAATACAATTAA
- a CDS encoding alkyl hydroperoxide reductase encodes MSLVGKKFPNLAIDAISEMGDNLKINIFEEAVNNNKKVLLFWYPKDFTFVCPTELHAFQAALGEFEKRNTIVIGASCDTNEVHFAWLNTAKDNGGIEGVTYPILADTNRNLANILGILDIESSEYNDETDSVILTGSNVTYRATYLVDETGKIFHESVNDMPLGRNVNEYLRLIDAYTHVQTKGEVCPANWEEGKEAMTADRDGVASYLATN; translated from the coding sequence ATGTCTTTAGTAGGAAAAAAATTTCCAAACCTTGCAATTGATGCTATTTCAGAAATGGGCGACAACCTTAAAATCAACATTTTTGAAGAAGCTGTAAATAATAACAAAAAAGTTTTATTATTCTGGTATCCAAAAGATTTCACATTTGTATGCCCAACTGAGCTTCACGCTTTTCAGGCTGCTTTAGGTGAATTTGAAAAAAGAAATACAATTGTAATTGGTGCTTCATGCGATACTAACGAAGTTCACTTTGCATGGTTAAACACAGCAAAAGATAACGGTGGTATAGAAGGTGTAACTTACCCTATACTTGCAGACACAAACAGAAACCTTGCAAACATTCTTGGTATTCTTGATATCGAGTCTTCTGAATATAATGACGAAACTGATTCTGTAATCCTTACAGGTTCTAACGTTACTTACAGAGCAACTTACCTTGTAGACGAAACAGGAAAAATTTTCCATGAAAGTGTTAACGATATGCCACTTGGCCGTAATGTGAACGAATACCTAAGATTAATTGACGCTTACACTCACGTACAGACTAAAGGTGAAGTTTGTCCTGCTAACTGGGAAGAAGGAAAAGAAGCAATGACAGCTGACCGCGACGGTGTAGCATCTTACCTTGCTACTAACTAA
- a CDS encoding diacylglyceryl transferase: MGNLKQRWGITSNFQLVVIFIVFAITGSTSAYLSKPVLAWMGLSKDDISLWLYYPLYIILIFPIYQVLLVSFGFIFGQFKFFWWFEKKMLKSLGLGFLFKTEKPS, from the coding sequence ATGGGAAATCTTAAACAGCGTTGGGGAATTACGAGCAACTTTCAGTTAGTTGTTATATTCATAGTGTTTGCCATAACAGGTTCAACATCTGCCTACCTGTCTAAACCTGTTCTTGCATGGATGGGATTAAGTAAAGATGACATTTCGCTTTGGCTCTACTACCCTCTTTACATCATCCTTATTTTTCCTATTTACCAGGTATTACTTGTCTCTTTTGGTTTTATTTTCGGACAATTTAAATTCTTCTGGTGGTTTGAAAAGAAAATGCTTAAATCTTTAGGATTAGGTTTTCTTTTTAAAACAGAAAAGCCCTCTTAA
- a CDS encoding thioredoxin, which produces MLQELEKDNLAEIVAGNKVVVVQYSAGWCGNCRIMKPKFKKMATENENVTFVIADAENFPESRKLARVDNLPTFATFRNGTLVNQVQTNKVEVLTDLVNEITSN; this is translated from the coding sequence ATGTTACAAGAACTTGAGAAGGATAATTTAGCAGAAATCGTTGCCGGTAACAAGGTAGTAGTAGTACAATACTCTGCCGGATGGTGCGGAAACTGCAGGATAATGAAGCCAAAATTCAAAAAAATGGCTACAGAGAATGAGAATGTAACATTTGTTATTGCCGATGCTGAGAATTTTCCTGAATCAAGGAAACTTGCCAGGGTAGATAACCTGCCAACATTTGCAACATTTAGAAATGGAACACTCGTTAACCAGGTACAAACAAATAAAGTAGAAGTTTTAACTGATTTAGTCAATGAAATTACCAGTAATTAA
- a CDS encoding Tellurium resistance protein TerD, protein MAINLEKGQRINLEKSNGTKLTTICVGINWGAIEKKGFFGTKKEPVDLDASCAIYDENKNNIDTVSFRQLKSNDQAIKHSGDDLTGDLNGDDGLDNEIITVDLSKLNPKANYLGFFINSFRGQDFKDIPFASIRIYEGTPTRVNEVFAKYDIANEKAFEGNVSMVLGVFYKKNGEWKFNAVGTPTPDKKLEQTIVTIQQNHL, encoded by the coding sequence ATGGCAATCAATTTAGAAAAAGGACAGCGCATAAACCTTGAGAAGAGCAATGGCACAAAGCTTACAACTATTTGTGTTGGTATCAACTGGGGAGCAATAGAGAAAAAAGGATTTTTTGGTACTAAGAAAGAACCTGTAGATCTTGATGCAAGCTGCGCTATATATGACGAGAACAAAAACAACATTGATACCGTAAGTTTCAGGCAGCTTAAAAGTAACGATCAGGCGATAAAGCACAGTGGGGATGACCTCACAGGAGATCTTAACGGTGATGATGGCCTTGATAACGAAATTATAACTGTTGACCTTTCTAAGCTTAACCCTAAAGCTAATTATTTAGGTTTCTTTATCAATAGCTTTAGAGGACAGGATTTTAAAGATATTCCTTTTGCTTCTATACGAATTTATGAAGGAACGCCTACACGTGTAAATGAAGTGTTTGCTAAATATGACATTGCAAACGAGAAAGCATTTGAAGGTAACGTTTCTATGGTATTGGGCGTTTTCTATAAGAAGAATGGCGAATGGAAATTCAACGCTGTTGGAACACCGACACCCGATAAAAAGCTGGAGCAGACGATAGTGACAATTCAGCAAAACCACCTATAA
- a CDS encoding phosphoglycolate phosphatase — protein MERIPELYKYRHISFDLWLTLIKSNPEFKNKRNLLFKDFFSIDKPIDEVAAVIRKFDVLTNSINEKVCCNFNTYEIYYLILDALGGDIEKYSGNDLDVFYNHTEALLMEYKPLLLSDDIPQTLASLHKKGITANILSNTAFIKGSSLRKIVSHYGLTDYFSFQAYSDETGYSKPGVEMYNYAYNEILKLDTIEKNEILHVGDNRISDYNGAKNFGFDAYLITNQPINEPNLQPA, from the coding sequence ATGGAGCGGATACCGGAATTATATAAATACAGACACATTTCTTTTGATTTATGGCTTACGCTAATTAAATCTAACCCTGAGTTTAAAAATAAAAGAAACCTTTTATTTAAGGACTTTTTCAGCATTGATAAACCTATAGATGAAGTTGCGGCAGTTATCCGCAAATTTGATGTGCTTACCAATAGCATTAACGAAAAGGTTTGCTGCAATTTTAATACTTACGAAATTTATTACCTTATTCTTGATGCTCTGGGTGGTGATATTGAAAAATATTCGGGTAATGATCTTGATGTTTTTTACAACCATACAGAAGCGTTATTAATGGAGTACAAGCCATTATTGTTATCGGATGATATTCCGCAAACCCTTGCATCTTTGCATAAAAAGGGGATAACGGCGAATATTCTGAGTAATACTGCTTTTATTAAGGGGAGTTCATTACGTAAAATCGTTTCGCATTACGGGCTTACCGATTATTTTTCATTCCAGGCATATTCTGATGAAACAGGATATTCTAAGCCGGGAGTTGAAATGTATAACTATGCTTATAATGAAATTCTTAAATTGGATACTATCGAAAAGAATGAGATTCTGCATGTGGGGGATAACCGCATATCAGATTATAATGGAGCAAAAAATTTTGGATTCGATGCCTATTTAATTACAAACCAACCAATCAATGAGCCAAACCTACAGCCTGCATAA
- a CDS encoding bleomycin resistance protein yields the protein MKSAILGLRTVCYKVSDITKAKEWYCNAFNTQPYFDEPFYVGFNIAGYELGLQPDESVKGDNVVTYWGVEDINTEYNRFLKLGATEHEAPQNVGGDITTASVTDPWGNVIGLIYNPEFKLP from the coding sequence ATGAAATCAGCAATTTTAGGCTTAAGAACAGTTTGTTATAAAGTGTCAGATATAACAAAAGCAAAAGAATGGTATTGTAACGCATTTAATACACAACCTTATTTTGACGAACCTTTTTATGTTGGATTCAACATTGCGGGATATGAACTTGGCCTTCAGCCCGACGAATCTGTAAAAGGTGACAATGTTGTTACATATTGGGGCGTGGAAGATATTAATACAGAATATAATCGCTTCCTTAAACTAGGTGCAACAGAACATGAAGCTCCACAAAATGTTGGCGGCGATATTACTACTGCATCTGTAACAGATCCGTGGGGAAATGTTATAGGACTTATATATAACCCGGAATTTAAACTGCCTTAG